The genomic window GCTTTATAGACAGAATCATTCCGGATTCTATCCCATATTTTATTTATTTTTTCTTCATGTATGTTACCTACCGAAATTGGTATGCATGCACATGGACTGACATTTCCTTCAGGAGTAATATGCAACCATTTTTTACCCGCAAAGCATCCCATTTTACGCAATACATGAGGTACCGAAAATATACGAGGGCCACTCATGTTGTTTGAACGGGCAATAAAATCATTGAATTTTTGCATGTCCCTGGATGAGAGAAGCTCCTCCTTATGATCTAACCATCGACCAGTGGGTACGATCTCAAAAAAGGTGATCTCATGTACACCCATGTCCTTTGCAAGTTGGTAGAAATCATCCAGCTCATCGATATTAGAAGGAGAAATTACAACATAGATATTTACCATTAATCCGACATCAAGGGCATTCTCTATAGCAGATATCGCAGCCCTGTAAACACCTGTCCTGCCACGCATCCTGTCATGGTTTACTTCACATGCACTGTCCAGACTGACACTGAGCATATTCAGGCCTGCTTCTTTTAATGCCAGGGCTTTTGCAAAATCCAGACCTACCCCGGAAGTAAACATACCGCTTATTGCCTTCTCATTATCAACATAATTAATGAGATCTTCAAGCCCTTTATATAACAGAGGTTCGCCCCCATCAAAAATAATTAAAGTCGAACCCATTTCCAGACACTGGTCGATAGCATTTCTTACAATTTCAGGGGAGAGAGATGTCCTGTTATTTGTATCAGGCAATGCACAATGCAGACACCTGTTGGGACATTCTTCAGTGATAGAAATTGTCACCTGTTCAGGAACCATTTTTCCCCTCATATACCCCATCTGACTGTAAACCAGCCTGTCAAAAGCCTTTCCTGGGATTGGAGGCATCCAGGTGGAAAATACAAGAGATTCACCATTTACAAAAGCCGGTTTGGAACCATCGAACATCTCAAGCATATCTGATAGCAGCGGTTTTACTGCTTTTGATGCAAGACCTGAAGTATGCATATTGACATATCCGTTTTCAACAGTAGCATAAACCTTGAAGAAAGGATTTGTATAAAAATCGTATTTCATGATACCACACATCACCTGTTTCTCAGGAAAGCACTGAATCCAAGAAGTGATGAAGGTTTCTTTTTAAGCATGAAAAGAGAGACCTGTAATGCTTTTTGAAGAGATGAACCCTGAAGGAAGGATAGGTCCTCCTGTTTGAAAACTTCCATAATGTTGTTAATCTCGCTATCATCCATTTTACGGAGAGTTTCAAGAGCCATTCTGCCCAAATAATATTCTGTCCTATATTCCTTTGCCCACATACGTGAATAACGGGAGAGGAAACGTGAGGAAGTATTTGCCTCCTGTATACTTTCAGCAGCAACTTTTCCACACATCTTGCCACCGTGTATGGAATAGCCAATGCCGGATTGTCCGGATGCGCCTCCTGTAAGCATAATACCATCAGTAACCATCTGGTTGGGAATAGTAGCGATAGGATCTCCTCCAGTTTTTACTTCACCTATGTTTAAATTTGACAAACCCTTCATACGCTTGAATTTATCCACCCACCTATCAAAAAAGGAAGATACATCCCTACCATGCCTTCTTACATAGACACCCAGGGTTGCCCTGTCGCCTCCACAGGGAGAATAAGTTGATTTCCACCCGGGAGCCACACTTCCGACGAAATATTCAAACATGTCCGGCTCACCGATCCCGTCGCCTTCTACCTCTGCCTCCATAGCCCAACCTATGTCATCCGGATGTTTCATTGCAGAAAGGCCACAAAGAGAAGCGAGTTTGGAATTGATCCCATCTGAGATGATTACAAGCTTTGAATCGAAGGTGCCCTGCGAAGTACTCACAGAAACACCTTCATCATTTTTCAATACATTATATGCTTCAACTGACGTTGCAATATCAACACCTGAATCTCTGGTTTTCTGGATGTAGTGTCGGTCAAATGCAGGGCGGTCCAGAAAATAAGCGGGACTTTCGACTTCCACGTAGGAGCCGGAAGGGGCAACAATGTTAGCACCTCTTAAATTTTTGAGGATATATGAACTATCCACAGTTTCCCCGGCCCTGTCAAACATTCCTTTAAAAAAAGTATTAGCAGGATGTGTGTTTTCACCCAATACGTCTTGTTTGTCCATTAAAAGGACATCCAAACCCTGCTCTGATGCTACCCTGGAAGCAGCTAAACCGGCAGGGGAAGCACCGACTACAATGACATCAGCATCCATTATAAATCACCATAGAATATTCACATA from Methanohalophilus halophilus includes these protein-coding regions:
- a CDS encoding FAD-dependent oxidoreductase, producing the protein MDADVIVVGASPAGLAASRVASEQGLDVLLMDKQDVLGENTHPANTFFKGMFDRAGETVDSSYILKNLRGANIVAPSGSYVEVESPAYFLDRPAFDRHYIQKTRDSGVDIATSVEAYNVLKNDEGVSVSTSQGTFDSKLVIISDGINSKLASLCGLSAMKHPDDIGWAMEAEVEGDGIGEPDMFEYFVGSVAPGWKSTYSPCGGDRATLGVYVRRHGRDVSSFFDRWVDKFKRMKGLSNLNIGEVKTGGDPIATIPNQMVTDGIMLTGGASGQSGIGYSIHGGKMCGKVAAESIQEANTSSRFLSRYSRMWAKEYRTEYYLGRMALETLRKMDDSEINNIMEVFKQEDLSFLQGSSLQKALQVSLFMLKKKPSSLLGFSAFLRNR
- a CDS encoding radical SAM protein, whose product is MKYDFYTNPFFKVYATVENGYVNMHTSGLASKAVKPLLSDMLEMFDGSKPAFVNGESLVFSTWMPPIPGKAFDRLVYSQMGYMRGKMVPEQVTISITEECPNRCLHCALPDTNNRTSLSPEIVRNAIDQCLEMGSTLIIFDGGEPLLYKGLEDLINYVDNEKAISGMFTSGVGLDFAKALALKEAGLNMLSVSLDSACEVNHDRMRGRTGVYRAAISAIENALDVGLMVNIYVVISPSNIDELDDFYQLAKDMGVHEITFFEIVPTGRWLDHKEELLSSRDMQKFNDFIARSNNMSGPRIFSVPHVLRKMGCFAGKKWLHITPEGNVSPCACIPISVGNIHEEKINKIWDRIRNDSVYKAKTCLMRDDNYRNQYVLK